The Plasmodium knowlesi strain H genome assembly, chromosome: 12 sequence ATGTCGGCGCTTGCGTACAGTGCACATatctcatatatatatatatatatatatatacatacgagTAAATTCGCAATTGCTTCAAGGTGTATTCCCTTCCCTACTTCAACGTAGGGCATGCAACGtcaaatatacatatgctaAAAATAAGCGGAATATTATACAGGCGCATAATGTAGGAAAAACGCTCATGTGCATACGTGACTAACTGGCAATAAATTGCTGCAGAAAGTGTTTTGCACGAGCGCACgtaatttcttcaaaaattggTAAAGCGAGCAGCCGCTTTTCTTTGGTGCGCGTGGAAAATCCCTTTGGATTATTCCTACGCGCAGAGAGCGCAATTTGAGATGGCGAAATGGCGAGCGGCAACTGCGCACTGCAATCTTCGGCTCTCATTCCCTACGCGTAATGCGCTGTTTCAATATGGGCAAGTAAAAATTTTGCGGACTCTACATGCGCAGCCTGCTCTCTGCGTATATCTTGTAATGCAATAatacataagtatatatatatttatatatatttatttatgcatttatttataccattttatatatatgtatatatgcgcacTAGCACATGTGGTGCAATTAGCTGCCTTCACACGGTTTGCACGATTTTATTAATACACCTTTTTCCTCTCACAGGAATGGAACTCCTTTATCAGCTTgccattcttctttttaagaCATGATTTAAAAAGCGCTTACGATGTGGACCACATAGGAGTAATAATGGTGACTGATGTTTTGTTAAATCAAAAGGAACATTAAgatatgttaaaaaaaaaataaaaataacaattGCTTATAAACCAGCGCGGGGCCAAAAAATAATTAGGGACCTCAGGTGGTTATCTTTTTCCTGCgctatgtttatatataaaattactACGTTCTACTTTCATGCCTTTGTTTGCacttttccttatttgttcagttttctttttttattttttgtggtCACAAAAGTgtgccttttatttttacattcgtTTTGATGAGATACAAGGTTGTATGCTTTTGCGCACACTTTCCGAGATCCTTCTTGTCGCCCCATGTTGCTCATTCCGTGTTGTGTATAAGCGTTATAAGAGCAATGTAACATATAGATTATACCAGGAAGTTACCATTttagaggggggaaaaaaaaaaaaggaagcacaAAAGGTATATAGCAAAATAAGATAACTGTACTGATGAATAGtaattgctttttttttttgtatgtgccttttttggggaaaaatgtagaaagggaaaagaaacaaaaaaaagaaaggatgcCACTTCACGTAATAACAGTAGTACTTCACGATTACAAAAACATATTCGGATTCTGGTGAAGTATAAATGTAGGCACAAATGTTTGAACCCTTCGCAAGATAAGATACCCAAATGGGTATATACGTAAATATGTACGTACACCCTTAACCCATGTTGTATTGTCCTCctttgatcattttttttttttttttctttccctctttgTGTGGTCCATTGTtgcgatttttttctttataaaaaagcataaaaagaataaaatggtTTTAAGGTACGTTTTAATggtgttccctttttttgcttcattttttttttttttttttcctcatttgttaaatttgcgttttattttctgcaattaaggggggaaaactGTTTGAGCGTATTGGTATAGCATGAAAAATTTATCCTATCAATGGGCggcacatttttttgcaaagggACCAATCTCAtgtggaataattttttttgatcgAAAAAAGAAGTGCGGActtgttcattctttttacTCCCTTCGCATACCCCCCCAAATGAAGTCTTCTTCTTACACACGCTGCAGGAGCAGCAGGTGTCAGCATTCCTCCGTGGAAGCTAAAGCAAATTGTTTAACCACTTCAAATGTGTAACACACGGTCGCGTGAAAATATCCCAGCACAACTCATGTGTGTGCAAGGCATTCATTTAGTATAAGAAcataaatgataaaaaaaaaaaatttcaaaaggtCATACTATTACTTTGAAAAAGCCTTTCttgtgtgcatatgcatttatgtgtCACATGTGAGGAGAAATGTAATCCTCACATTAAGGGAGACCTATCCAAGGAGGTCTTTTCCTTAGTATATAATCTTTACGGCGTGAAGAgcgaataaaaggaagaactaGGTGGCTAGTAACCTCTATTGTACGTTaagcaaaaaatgtaacataGTAGGATACAACGATAAAGATGTATTGAAcgcattttatttatttattttttttttaattcccgtCTCTACATCCAGCTATTCTAACAATGAGTTCACGTGGCATACGTACCAAAATGGAGATAGCGGAAATGGTATATACCTTCCACACTTTGCATATGtagtgcaaaaaaataaacaaaaacgAATACAGCAAAAGTTGCGGGAtgatttcccattttgatTAAATAATAACCGACCAGGAGTATACACCTGAGGCGATTCAGAAGAACGCTATATGAGCAAGTGTTCCGTTTATATTAATGCCAGTTATCACATCGTTGacacgcttatgcaaagtCTTCGAACCAcgttatatatgtaagtgcacatatatgtgttatacccatttggaaattttaaaCTGCGCacggaaaaaattacatggGTGTGTTTCATTATTATaacttttgtttttgttaatCAATTTTGTACACAAGCGTGCATGTtataggggaaaggaaaaaacatatttgTGCGAGGGTTTTTGAAAAAGTTAGGATTCAATGTGTAGTCGTAATTACCAACATAATGATAATACAAAATGATTATTAAGCGGGAGATAAACGAACAgccatgctttttttttttttttttttttttttttttcctttacttgATCCCCTCTTTCCCCTTTATGCAATATAAAATTTGGGAATTGGctatatttcatcatttgaGCTGTCGAACGTGAATTTAGTTATGTTTGTTAGAACTACGCACAGGTATGGAACACACCCACATGTAACCTGTgtaatgaaaattttcttctatgaaaagtaaggggaaaaaaaaaaaaaaaaaaaggacaacatGGAATAAGGATTCTTGGAAAAATCATAAATTCGAATACGTTACTACGTAAGGAGTATGcctcttttaaattttgtacgcgaaaaggtttttttccccctttgtgcAGTGTACTGACGGAAGATTCAGATATGGTTAAAAAGATGCATACACGTGCTATGTACGTAAGGATAATGGTgtaaataaaacaaaagatGGGAATACTCGCATTGTAATAACTGTAAGGTCATGATATAATATAAAGCACGCAAGTACGTCATTTTTCGTGTTCCTTCATGtgccttttttcattttatgggAATATCCTTAGTTAAAGTAATTACACCTCAGTGCGGGTATTTTAATTGGCCCCGAGTTGATTTGGTACAAGTTCACACTCTTTTTCGTGATTTTttggccatttttttcacaaaattttttgccaaaattttcacaattttttttttttttttttttgccatctTTTTTGCGATATTATTTACTTCACTTTTTGCCCTTTTACGAATGGAACAGGCGCAAATAAAAACGAAATTGTCGAAGATACACGGGGAGTGCCGATAATTTATCCTATGCTGAAATGACAATACCATGTTCCTGTTTACATTTTCAGAGCATACTTAATTATGTGATATGCTCCATTTCAGCATaagccttctttttttctttttttttttccgtttgaaATGACAAGCAGTTTGAAAGGCAATTTTTCCGAAAATCGCTTTTGGTTTTAAGATACGTAATATAAGTTGTTACAGGGAAAGGGGAATTTTCCTTCCGCGAATGTTCCTCCTGGGAAGGTATAACGAGGATGTACGCATAGGAGTGTGCATGGCATAGAGCTTAATACAATGAATAGATGCGCACATAAGAAAGTACCCtccatacacacatacaacGCGCGCCATTTGGAATACCCCCTCCTCTCCCTCCGTGCAGCCTTTAAATGACAGCTTTAGTCACCGCTAAGGTGGCCACACGTGCAACTCTATTCACAcagaatttattttaaaaagaaaatcaaGGGTTCCATTGTAAAGCCATGGCAGGTGGTGGAGCGCTAAACAATTTGTTCCCAGGATATAAGGACAAAATATGGCTCAAGCTTCCGTACCacgtaaggagaaaaaaaaaaaaaaaaaaatgagtgaGAGAACGCAAAGTTTTGTAGCACTTTGATAAAAATTGTGTGCACAGATGTAGAGGCACGCCATCGTAGTTGTGCAGAGGAAGTATATCCCCAGCATATCTATAGTAAATTGGCGTCAGGAAAAACAGGGGTATGCCGCTTTACGCTTTCCCCAATAGCAAGGGAACTGCAAGGAATGGTTTGTAGGGCTGTCTTTGATGTGATGCGTTTATCTCTGTAAAGCATATGAGTAAACGCGAACGAACAAATTAATGTGAACCACACTTCCCCCCAACCCGCAGCTCCGAATCCATCTAATTAAATCGTGGAACCAGCAATTCGAAAAGAGCATATCCAaggcgaaaataaaaaataacaaaataaaaaatttaaattactACCTACTGGACATGTTCAAACCAAATGAAAACTACAAGAACAGACACACGGATTATAAGAGGCAAATATGCAGAGGAACGTTAGAAGAAGGATGtgatttttttctaccaAATAGGAGAAGCCAAGATAGATTAAAAAATCATTTACAACCATAcacagaggaagaaaatgaagaaagaaaaaaacataaatatttaaatttaaaatattacCTACTGTTTTGCTTAGGATTTTCTGTGTTACATAACACTATGCAATCTAGGCCAGTAGCATGGTGTATGGATTATGaacccccccacacaccaCACTACCCATTTTGGTTTAAGTCCATGTTTCATTCGCATGACATACCAAGTGTAAGAAGAGGTTTCGAAGTGTACAGGCAAATATGTGCAACGTGTCATTCGATGGAACAGTTACAGTTTCGTAGTTTGGTTAATGAGGTTTATCCAGAAAATAGAATGAAACAAATTGCTGCATCATATGATATAGAAGATGGTCCTGATGATAAGGGAGAAATGTTCACCAGACCAGGAATCTTAACTGATTCTTTTCCAAAGCCTTatccaaatgaagaagcTGCTAGATATGCAAATAATGGTGCATCTCCACCAGATTTGTCAGTCATTACCACGGCTAGACATAACGGACCagattatatattttctttattgACTTGTTATCGAGATCCTCCTGAGGGAATTCACCTAAGACCAGGGTTGTATTATAACACTTATTTCGCAGGAGGGTCTATATCCATGCCCCCACCTCTACAGGATGATATGATTGAATATGAAGATGGTACTCCTTGTAATGTCTCCCAGATGGCTAAGGATGTAGTCAATTTTCTAACATGGGCAGCGGAACCAACACATGATGAGAGAAAATTAACAGGCCTCAAATTGGTGAGTGGCGCTTTTATTGCTATGGTGTTAATGACCGTATGGCAGAGATTTTTCTGGACCATCTATGCTACTAGAAGGATTGACTTTGGAAAAATCAAGTACCTATAAGGGAGAGATAtatcttcttcaaaatgggaaaaacttATCCAAACGGGGTAGCCTTTTTTTAGTTATCATCTGAAATGTACCCCCATAGGTACTGATACAAATATAGGAAGATCATCTCACTGTACTTGTATACATAATCAAGGGGATACACCAAGTTATAACAGAATGAACAATTTGATGGTACATATTACTTCACACTTTTCGCCGCATCCTTAACCATCCATAGTGAcctccataattttttcatgcgCAGGGAACGCTTGCGTGCACATAACATTATGAAGGAGTGTATGTGTGGGGGGGCGCGATTTACACTAGGTAGAGGACGT is a genomic window containing:
- a CDS encoding cytochrome c1, heme protein, mitochondrial, putative produces the protein MAGGGALNNLFPGYKDKIWLKLPYHLRIHLIKSWNQQFEKSISKAKIKNNKIKNLNYYLLDMFKPNENYKNRHTDYKRQICRGTLEEGCDFFLPNRRSQDRLKNHLQPYTEEENEERKKHKYLNLKYYLLFCLGFSVLHNTMQSRPVAWCMDYEPPHTPHYPFWFKSMFHSHDIPSVRRGFEVYRQICATCHSMEQLQFRSLVNEVYPENRMKQIAASYDIEDGPDDKGEMFTRPGILTDSFPKPYPNEEAARYANNGASPPDLSVITTARHNGPDYIFSLLTCYRDPPEGIHLRPGLYYNTYFAGGSISMPPPLQDDMIEYEDGTPCNVSQMAKDVVNFLTWAAEPTHDERKLTGLKLVSGAFIAMVLMTVWQRFFWTIYATRRIDFGKIKYL